In Campylobacter sp. MIT 12-8780, the DNA window AATATGGAAGGCACTATAGGACGCAACATAGGACGTAAGGCTATTACTATGGAGCGTAAATTTTCTAATTTGCGTCGTATGTATAAAGATGAAGCCAATCTAGCTCATATCACTGCTCTTATAGAAGGGCTTGTTTTTGATCTTGACGAGGTTGCACCTATCATTCAAACAGGCTTTAGGCTTAAGGCAGAAAAAACCCAAGATGGCTTAAGCGATGAAGAAGCTGCGAAGTCTTCACTTGAAGAAAATGCCAAAAGACAGGCTGAAGCTGATGCTTTATTTGCTTCTATGTTTGGGGCATCAAGTGATGAAAGCTCAAATACTTCAAATACAAACAACATAGATAATGAAAACAATTCAAATAATTTAAATTCTCAAAATGACGCCGATGTCATAGCCCAGCTTCAAAATGCCTCAGCTCTTGAGCCTAAGTTGCAATTCTTGCTTGATACCATCTCGGGTAAATTTAACCAAGCTGCAAGCAGTTTTAAAAATGAAAAATTCCAAGAGGCTAAGGATTATCTTAATAGTGCTTTATTTGATGAGTATAGAAACTCAAAAGTAGAAATTGCTATAAGCAATCACACTACAGCTGGACTTGATAGAAAAATTCAAGCCGCCATTCGCTCACTCATTACTAAGATCAATGAACAAAACATCGATGAAAAAACCCTAAGAAATGAGCTTGAGGATATAGAAGACTTGCTTTTTAATGCTTTTTTACAAATTCCAAAGGAGCAGTTTGCAAAGATACAGGTGCAAGGCTTTAATGAAGATGAAATAAATACTAGGGATTATTCAAAGGTTGCTGATGATATACGCATAGCCTTAGATAATATACTTGATGATTATCAAGGTTTTTCAAACTCAAGTATAGATGCCTTGCAAAATACCTATTTAGACATCTTTGAAGCAAGTGGCATGGAAAGTAAAGTTGGTGCTGTTGATAGCAGCTTAAAGCTCAAGATAGAAAGCCTTTTTTCTCAAGGTGTAGCTTTGATCAAATCAAGTGCTGATAAATCAGCCTTAAAAGCTAATTTTGACGCCTTAAATGCCGAGCTTAGCAAGGCTGTTGATCTAGTGCAAACAAGCACGCCGTATTCGCTTTTCATCTGGGCTTTTGGTATCATTATAAGAGAGGGCTTAGAAGCCTTAATCATCGTGGTGGCTATAGTTTCATATCTTATTCAAAGTGGCAATAAAAACCGCTTAAATATAGCCTATTCAGCCCTTTTAACAGGGATAGTTTTAAGTTTTATCACTGCCTTTTTTGTTTCTTGGATTTTCAAAGAAAACTCAGGGCAAAGCAGAGAGCTTATAGAAGGCATTACCATGCTTATAGCTGTAGCCTTGCTCTTTTATGTGGGCTTTTGGCTGCTTTCAAACGCACACAATCAAAAATGGGCAAGCTATATCAAAGGACAAGCCTTAGAAGCCATCTCAAATAATTCAGCTAAAACGCTTTGGCTTACAGTCTTTTTAGCTGTATATAGAGAAGGGGCTGAAACTGTGCTTTTTTATCAAGCCTTATTCTTTGATGCAAAGACAAGCACTGATTATTCAGCTATTTTTATAGGGCTTGGCGTGGGCTTAGCCTTGTTAGTTGTGCTTTATTTCTTGCTTAAGGCTGGAGCGATTAAAATTCCAGTGAAGCAGTTTTTTTATATAGTCTCTTATATCATTTTTTATATGATCTTTGTCTTTACAGGCAAGGGCATAGGCGAGCTTATCGAGGGCAAACTTATCACGCCTTCACTCTTGCCTTTTCATTTTGAGCCTATTTTGTGGCTTGGGGTTTATCCATACTATGAAACGCTCATTCCTCAGTTTATAGTTTTAATCTTGCTCATTTTGGGCATTGTTATAACACAAAAATTCACTAAAAAAGGAGTTAGATAATGTTAAAAAAAGCATTATTAAGCATCGCAGCAGCAGCTGTGTTTACAAGCAACGCATTCAGCGCAGAGGTGCCAATTGGCGATCCACATGAGATTAATGGCATGGAAATAGCTGCTGTGTATCTTCAGCCTATAGAAATGGAGCCACGTGGTATTGATTTAGCAGCTTCTTTAGCTGATATTCACCTTGAAGCTGATATTCACGCTATTAAGGGCAATAAAAACGGCTTTCCAGAAGGCTTTTGGATACCATATCTTAGCATAGCTTATGAGCTTAAAAACCTTG includes these proteins:
- a CDS encoding FTR1 family iron permease, with protein sequence MLKIRLFFAFLFLSVSFSFARVDDYIAEAELIKGLLNESLTLYKDGKANEAKKKVEDAYFQHFENMEGTIGRNIGRKAITMERKFSNLRRMYKDEANLAHITALIEGLVFDLDEVAPIIQTGFRLKAEKTQDGLSDEEAAKSSLEENAKRQAEADALFASMFGASSDESSNTSNTNNIDNENNSNNLNSQNDADVIAQLQNASALEPKLQFLLDTISGKFNQAASSFKNEKFQEAKDYLNSALFDEYRNSKVEIAISNHTTAGLDRKIQAAIRSLITKINEQNIDEKTLRNELEDIEDLLFNAFLQIPKEQFAKIQVQGFNEDEINTRDYSKVADDIRIALDNILDDYQGFSNSSIDALQNTYLDIFEASGMESKVGAVDSSLKLKIESLFSQGVALIKSSADKSALKANFDALNAELSKAVDLVQTSTPYSLFIWAFGIIIREGLEALIIVVAIVSYLIQSGNKNRLNIAYSALLTGIVLSFITAFFVSWIFKENSGQSRELIEGITMLIAVALLFYVGFWLLSNAHNQKWASYIKGQALEAISNNSAKTLWLTVFLAVYREGAETVLFYQALFFDAKTSTDYSAIFIGLGVGLALLVVLYFLLKAGAIKIPVKQFFYIVSYIIFYMIFVFTGKGIGELIEGKLITPSLLPFHFEPILWLGVYPYYETLIPQFIVLILLILGIVITQKFTKKGVR
- a CDS encoding iron transporter; this translates as MLKKALLSIAAAAVFTSNAFSAEVPIGDPHEINGMEIAAVYLQPIEMEPRGIDLAASLADIHLEADIHAIKGNKNGFPEGFWIPYLSIAYELKNLDTNGVKRGTFMPMVADDGPHYGANIAMEKDKSGKFGPGNYELTYVITNPEKQGFGRHTDAETGVGKWFEPFKVSYKFKYTGAPK